Proteins found in one Mustela lutreola isolate mMusLut2 chromosome 10, mMusLut2.pri, whole genome shotgun sequence genomic segment:
- the AZIN2 gene encoding antizyme inhibitor 2 isoform X6, with the protein MRFKCVAYFLRRRGGGAAAPSSPKRLLLLGMAGYLSETDFVMVEEGFSTRDLLEELTLGASQATAGDVAAFFVADLGAVVRKHFCFLKCLPRVRPFYTVKCNSSPGVLKVLAELGLGFSCANKAEMELVQRIGVPASKIIYANPCKQIAQIKYAAKHGVRLLSFDNEMELAKVVKGYPSARMVLGIATDDRHSLSPLSFKFGASLQSCRHLLENAKRSHVEVVGVSFHVGSGCPDLHAYAQSIADARLVFEMGAELGHRMHLLDLGGGFPGLEGAKVRFEEIASVINSALDLYFPEGCGVDILARLGRYYVTSAFTLAVSIIAKKEVLLDQPVREEESGSIPKTIVYHLSEGVYGIFNSVLFDNTCPTPILQKGSASRAAAAYRAG; encoded by the exons ATGCGTTTTAAG tGTGTTGCATACTTTCTaaggcggcggggcggcggggcagCGGCTCCATCCAGCCCGAAACGGCTCCTCCTCCTCGGCATGGCTGGCTACTTGAGCGAAACAGACTTTGTGATGGTGGAGGAGGGCTTCAGCACCCGAGACCTGTTGGAGGAGCTCACTCTGGGGGCCTCACAGGCCACCGCG GGTGATGTTGCTGCCTTCTTCGTGGCCGACCTGGGTGCTGTGGTGAGGAAGCACTTCTGCTTCCTGAAGTGCCTGCCCCGAGTCCGGCCCTTTTACACGGTCAAGTGCAACAGCAGCCCAGGTGTGCTGAAGGTCCTGGCTGAGCTGGGGCTGGGCTTCAGCTGTGCCAACAAG GCAGAGATGGAGTTGGTCCAGCGTATTGGCGTCCCTGCCAGTAAGATCATCTACGCCAACCCCTGTAAGCAAATTGCACAGATCAAGTACGCCGCCAAGCACGGGGTCCGGCTGCTGAGCTTTGACAACGAGATGGAGCTGGCAAAGGTGGTAAAGGGCTACCCCAGTGCCAG GATGGTTCTGGGCATTGCTACTGATGACCGTCACTCCCTGAGCCCCCTGAGCTTCAAGTTCGGAGCGTCGCTGCAATCCTGCAGACACCTGCTTGAAAACGCCAAGAGGAGCCACGTGGAGGTAGTGGGGGTGAG TTTTCACGTTGGCAGCGGCTGTCCTGACCTTCACGCCTACGCTCAGTCCATCGCAGACGCCCGGCTTGTGTTTGAGATGGGCGCTGAGCTGGGCCACAGGATGCATCTCCTGGACCTTGGTGGTGGCTTCCCTGGATTGGAGGGGGCCAAAGTGAGATTCGAAGAG ATTGCTTCTGTGATCAACTCAGCCTTGGACCTGTACTTCCCAGAGGGCTGTGGCGTGGACATCCTTGCCAGGCTGGGGCGCTACTACGTGACTTCGGCTTTCACCTTGGCTGTCAGCATCATCGCCAAGAAGGAGGTTCTTCTGGACCAGCCTGTAAGGGAGG aGGAAAGTGGTTCCATCCCCAAGACCATCGTGTACCACCTCAGTGAGGGCGTGTATGGGATCTTCAACTCA
- the AZIN2 gene encoding antizyme inhibitor 2 isoform X7, with translation MRFKCVAYFLRRRGGGAAAPSSPKRLLLLGMAGYLSETDFVMVEEGFSTRDLLEELTLGASQATAGDVAAFFVADLGAVVRKHFCFLKCLPRVRPFYTVKCNSSPGVLKVLAELGLGFSCANKAEMELVQRIGVPASKIIYANPCKQIAQIKYAAKHGVRLLSFDNEMELAKVVKGYPSARMVLGIATDDRHSLSPLSFKFGASLQSCRHLLENAKRSHVEVVGVSFHVGSGCPDLHAYAQSIADARLVFEMGAELGHRMHLLDLGGGFPGLEGAKVRFEEIASVINSALDLYFPEGCGVDILARLGRYYVTSAFTLAVSIIAKKEVLLDQPVREGRFQRKVVPSPRPSCTTSVRACMGSSTQSCLTTPALPPSCRSNVVVQIL, from the exons ATGCGTTTTAAG tGTGTTGCATACTTTCTaaggcggcggggcggcggggcagCGGCTCCATCCAGCCCGAAACGGCTCCTCCTCCTCGGCATGGCTGGCTACTTGAGCGAAACAGACTTTGTGATGGTGGAGGAGGGCTTCAGCACCCGAGACCTGTTGGAGGAGCTCACTCTGGGGGCCTCACAGGCCACCGCG GGTGATGTTGCTGCCTTCTTCGTGGCCGACCTGGGTGCTGTGGTGAGGAAGCACTTCTGCTTCCTGAAGTGCCTGCCCCGAGTCCGGCCCTTTTACACGGTCAAGTGCAACAGCAGCCCAGGTGTGCTGAAGGTCCTGGCTGAGCTGGGGCTGGGCTTCAGCTGTGCCAACAAG GCAGAGATGGAGTTGGTCCAGCGTATTGGCGTCCCTGCCAGTAAGATCATCTACGCCAACCCCTGTAAGCAAATTGCACAGATCAAGTACGCCGCCAAGCACGGGGTCCGGCTGCTGAGCTTTGACAACGAGATGGAGCTGGCAAAGGTGGTAAAGGGCTACCCCAGTGCCAG GATGGTTCTGGGCATTGCTACTGATGACCGTCACTCCCTGAGCCCCCTGAGCTTCAAGTTCGGAGCGTCGCTGCAATCCTGCAGACACCTGCTTGAAAACGCCAAGAGGAGCCACGTGGAGGTAGTGGGGGTGAG TTTTCACGTTGGCAGCGGCTGTCCTGACCTTCACGCCTACGCTCAGTCCATCGCAGACGCCCGGCTTGTGTTTGAGATGGGCGCTGAGCTGGGCCACAGGATGCATCTCCTGGACCTTGGTGGTGGCTTCCCTGGATTGGAGGGGGCCAAAGTGAGATTCGAAGAG ATTGCTTCTGTGATCAACTCAGCCTTGGACCTGTACTTCCCAGAGGGCTGTGGCGTGGACATCCTTGCCAGGCTGGGGCGCTACTACGTGACTTCGGCTTTCACCTTGGCTGTCAGCATCATCGCCAAGAAGGAGGTTCTTCTGGACCAGCCTGTAAGGGAGGGTAGGTTCCAG aGGAAAGTGGTTCCATCCCCAAGACCATCGTGTACCACCTCAGTGAGGGCGTGTATGGGATCTTCAACTCA